One Mangrovimonas cancribranchiae DNA segment encodes these proteins:
- the hisF gene encoding imidazole glycerol phosphate synthase subunit HisF, whose product MLTKRIIPCLDIKNGRTVKGINFLGLKDAGDPIELAKKYTDEGADELVFLDISATQEGRKTTKEMVLEIAKQINIPFTVGGGISSIEDVSILLNNGADKISINSSAVMHPELINQLAKTFGRQCIVVAIDAKKINNNWNVYLSGGSIPTTLDLFSWSKEVESRGAGEILFTSMNHDGTKNGFANEALAKLSSELNIPVIASGGAGKQQHFIDVFKQGKADAALAASVFHFGEIDIINLKKTLKQQQIEVRL is encoded by the coding sequence ATGCTTACAAAACGAATAATACCTTGTTTAGATATTAAAAATGGCAGAACGGTAAAAGGAATTAACTTTTTAGGGTTAAAAGACGCTGGAGATCCTATTGAATTAGCCAAAAAATATACCGACGAAGGTGCCGATGAGTTAGTGTTTTTAGACATTTCAGCGACTCAAGAAGGTAGAAAGACAACTAAAGAAATGGTTTTAGAAATAGCAAAACAAATAAACATCCCATTTACGGTTGGAGGAGGAATTTCTAGTATTGAAGATGTTTCCATTTTATTAAATAATGGTGCCGATAAAATATCAATTAACTCATCGGCAGTAATGCATCCGGAGTTAATTAATCAATTAGCCAAAACATTTGGAAGACAATGTATAGTCGTTGCGATTGACGCCAAAAAAATTAATAATAATTGGAACGTTTATTTATCTGGTGGGAGTATACCAACAACACTAGATTTGTTTAGCTGGTCTAAAGAGGTGGAGTCTCGAGGAGCAGGAGAAATATTGTTTACTTCTATGAATCATGATGGTACTAAAAATGGTTTTGCAAATGAAGCTCTTGCTAAATTATCTTCAGAGTTAAATATTCCAGTTATAGCATCGGGTGGAGCAGGAAAACAACAACATTTCATAGATGTGTTTAAACAAGGAAAAGCCGATGCTGCTTTGGCTGCTAGCGTGTTTCATTTTGGTGAAATAGACATTATCAATTTAAAGAAAACATTAAAACAACAACAAATAGAAGTACGACTCTAA
- the hisIE gene encoding bifunctional phosphoribosyl-AMP cyclohydrolase/phosphoribosyl-ATP diphosphatase HisIE, with product MKIDFKKNIDGLVPAIIQDSETKTVLMLGYMNKEAYKKTIKTKVVTFYSRSKQRLWTKGEKSGHYLHLVNIKMDCDNDTLLIQVKPNGPTCHKGSDTCWGESNIPSYGFISKLETIITNRIEESDLNQSYVASLFSKGINKIAQKVGEEAVEVIIEAKDNNNDLFLNETADLLFHYLILLQAKGYSINDVVKVLKKRH from the coding sequence ATGAAAATAGATTTTAAAAAAAATATCGATGGTCTTGTTCCTGCAATTATTCAAGACTCCGAAACCAAAACAGTTCTAATGTTAGGCTATATGAATAAGGAAGCCTATAAAAAAACTATAAAGACTAAAGTGGTTACCTTCTACAGTAGATCGAAACAGCGTTTATGGACTAAAGGTGAAAAAAGCGGACACTATTTACATCTAGTAAATATTAAAATGGATTGCGATAATGATACACTACTAATTCAAGTAAAACCAAATGGTCCTACTTGTCATAAAGGTAGCGATACATGTTGGGGAGAAAGTAACATACCATCTTATGGGTTTATATCTAAATTAGAAACAATTATAACCAATAGAATAGAAGAAAGTGATTTGAATCAATCTTATGTGGCTTCACTTTTTTCAAAAGGAATAAATAAAATAGCACAAAAAGTAGGGGAGGAAGCTGTTGAAGTTATCATTGAAGCTAAAGACAACAATAATGATTTATTTTTAAACGAAACAGCCGATTTATTATTTCATTACCTAATACTATTACAAGCCAAGGGTTATAGTATTAATGATGTGGTTAAAGTGCTAAAAAAAAGGCATTAG
- a CDS encoding tRNA pseudouridine(38-40) synthase TruA: MSAFAPKKYYYVFKIQYLGYRFHGWQKQPNLKTLHLMVDRTFKYVLEGKPFKTLTSGRTDAMVSANETAFELFLEHEIEDYDKFLEWFNYNLPQDIRALSITEVDNNFNIIQHPKVKEYIYLFAHGEKCHPFCASILTTILDKLDIDIMMQGAKLFEGCHNFKDYCYKATGEGKYERTIFTCEIVENTAYTANFFPEKTYMLRVQGEGFGRNQIRLMMGALIRLGKGDITLDYIKTSLKIPSETPYYYIAPASGLILNKLDFK, translated from the coding sequence ATGTCGGCATTTGCACCCAAAAAATATTATTACGTTTTTAAAATCCAGTATTTAGGATATCGATTTCATGGTTGGCAAAAACAACCCAACTTAAAAACATTACATTTAATGGTCGATAGAACCTTTAAATATGTTCTAGAAGGGAAACCGTTTAAAACATTAACATCTGGAAGAACAGATGCTATGGTATCTGCTAATGAAACAGCGTTTGAACTGTTTTTAGAGCATGAAATAGAAGATTATGACAAGTTTTTAGAGTGGTTTAACTATAATTTACCACAAGATATTAGGGCGTTATCTATAACAGAAGTAGATAATAACTTCAATATTATACAGCATCCTAAAGTTAAAGAGTACATTTATCTTTTTGCTCATGGTGAAAAATGCCATCCATTTTGTGCATCAATTTTAACGACTATCTTAGATAAGCTTGATATAGACATTATGATGCAAGGCGCCAAGTTGTTTGAAGGCTGTCATAATTTTAAAGATTATTGTTATAAAGCTACAGGTGAAGGCAAGTACGAACGTACTATTTTTACTTGCGAGATAGTTGAAAACACAGCGTACACCGCCAATTTTTTTCCAGAAAAAACCTATATGTTGCGAGTACAGGGCGAAGGTTTTGGACGAAATCAAATAAGACTCATGATGGGAGCCTTAATAAGACTAGGCAAAGGCGACATAACTTTGGACTATATTAAAACATCTCTTAAAATACCAAGCGAGACACCCTACTACTACATTGCTCCAGCCTCTGGTTTAATTTTAAATAAATTAGATTTTAAATAA
- a CDS encoding S1-like domain-containing RNA-binding protein: MINLGEYNTLEILREREPGLFLGDQDDNEILLPNRYVPKEFNIGDKLEVFVYLDNEERPVATTDKPYIKKGDFALLRCNEVTKYGAFLDWGMVKELFCPFKEQAFKMTPGLWYFVYCYLDEETNRLAASSKTNHFLDNSTLTVEKFDEVDIIISHPSEFGMNVVVNKKHLGLIFKDNIFKELNIGDRMKGYVKKVRHDNKLDIVLNQIGYKNIEPTAEKILQELEDNSGFLPLHDKSSPEDIKESLEMSKKSFKKAIGSLYKQKLIDIKNEGIYLK, from the coding sequence ATGATAAATTTAGGAGAATACAATACGCTAGAAATACTTAGAGAGAGAGAACCTGGATTATTTCTTGGCGACCAAGACGATAATGAAATTCTGTTACCTAATAGATATGTTCCTAAAGAGTTTAATATAGGTGATAAGTTAGAAGTTTTCGTGTATTTAGATAATGAAGAACGTCCTGTTGCCACAACCGATAAACCCTATATTAAAAAAGGCGATTTTGCATTATTACGTTGTAATGAAGTAACTAAATATGGTGCTTTTTTAGATTGGGGAATGGTTAAAGAATTGTTTTGTCCGTTTAAGGAACAAGCCTTTAAAATGACGCCAGGCCTATGGTATTTTGTATATTGTTATTTAGATGAAGAAACCAATAGATTAGCCGCTTCCAGTAAAACAAACCATTTTTTAGATAACAGTACTTTAACTGTAGAAAAGTTTGATGAAGTTGATATTATTATATCGCATCCAAGCGAATTTGGTATGAATGTCGTAGTTAACAAAAAACATTTAGGCCTAATTTTTAAGGATAATATCTTTAAAGAACTTAATATAGGCGATCGTATGAAAGGGTATGTTAAAAAAGTACGCCACGATAATAAGTTAGATATTGTTCTAAATCAAATAGGGTACAAAAATATTGAACCTACAGCAGAAAAAATCCTTCAAGAATTAGAAGACAATAGCGGATTTTTACCACTACACGATAAATCTTCACCAGAAGACATAAAAGAATCTCTTGAAATGAGTAAGAAAAGCTTTAAAAAAGCTATTGGCTCTCTATACAAGCAAAAGCTAATAGATATTAAAAACGAAGGCATTTATTTAAAATAA
- a CDS encoding 1,4-dihydroxy-2-naphthoyl-CoA synthase: MSKINWETVKEYEDITYKKCDGVARIAFNRPNIRNAFRPKTTSELYDAFYHANEDTSIGVVLLSAEGPSTKDGIWSFCSGGDQKARGHQGYVGDDGYHRLNILEVQRLIRFMPKAVIAVVPGWAVGGGHSLHVVCDLTLASKEHAIFKQTDADVTSFDGGYGSAYLAKMVGQKKAREIFFLGRNYSAQEAYEMGMVNAVIPHEDLENTAYEWAQEILAKSPISIKMLKFAMNLTDDGMVGQQVFAGEATRLAYMTDEAKEGRNAFLEKRKPNFDKKWIP; encoded by the coding sequence ATGAGTAAAATTAACTGGGAAACAGTAAAAGAATACGAAGATATTACCTACAAAAAGTGTGATGGTGTAGCACGAATAGCGTTTAACAGACCTAATATTAGAAATGCCTTTCGCCCAAAAACAACAAGCGAATTATATGATGCATTTTATCATGCCAATGAAGATACAAGTATTGGCGTGGTGTTACTTTCTGCCGAAGGACCATCGACAAAAGATGGTATCTGGAGTTTTTGTTCTGGAGGCGATCAAAAGGCAAGAGGGCATCAAGGATATGTAGGAGACGATGGCTACCACAGATTAAATATTTTAGAAGTGCAACGGTTAATACGTTTTATGCCAAAAGCTGTTATTGCTGTTGTTCCTGGCTGGGCTGTTGGTGGTGGACACAGTTTACACGTAGTATGCGATTTAACTTTAGCCAGTAAAGAACATGCCATTTTTAAACAAACCGACGCCGATGTTACAAGTTTTGATGGCGGTTACGGATCGGCTTATTTAGCTAAAATGGTTGGCCAGAAAAAAGCGCGCGAAATTTTCTTTTTAGGAAGAAACTACTCGGCACAGGAAGCTTACGAAATGGGAATGGTTAATGCAGTTATTCCTCATGAAGATTTAGAAAATACAGCCTATGAATGGGCTCAGGAAATTTTAGCAAAATCACCAATATCCATTAAAATGCTAAAATTTGCCATGAATCTTACCGATGATGGTATGGTTGGCCAACAAGTATTTGCTGGAGAAGCAACCAGACTTGCATACATGACAGACGAAGCAAAAGAAGGTCGCAATGCTTTTCTAGAGAAAAGAAAACCTAATTTTGATAAAAAATGGATTCCTTAA
- the menA gene encoding 1,4-dihydroxy-2-naphthoate octaprenyltransferase gives MNNFKKWLSAFRLRTLPLSVSGIIIAGSLAGYNGLFKLSTFVLALLTTISLQILSNIANDYGDGTKGTDNDDRIGPKRAIQSGDISPSQMFSAIKINILITILLAFLLVFTSFGSKNVLLAFIFIGLGVLSIYAALKYTVGNNPYGYKGLGDIFVFIFFGLVSVIGCYILFAKKIDHITILPACTIGLLSVGVLNLNNLRDIESDKKANKNTIAVKLGFINAKRYHYTLIGLAILLSFMYGVLYYVSIWNIMFFITYIPLIAHMLRVKRTTNPVNLDPELKKLALTTFLLSTLLAIGHLL, from the coding sequence ATGAACAATTTTAAAAAGTGGCTTTCTGCCTTTAGGTTAAGAACGTTACCACTTTCTGTGTCTGGAATAATTATAGCTGGCTCTTTGGCCGGCTATAATGGTCTTTTTAAGCTAAGTACTTTTGTATTAGCGTTATTAACAACAATAAGCTTACAAATTTTATCTAATATCGCTAATGATTATGGCGATGGTACTAAAGGAACAGATAACGACGATAGAATAGGCCCTAAGCGCGCTATTCAAAGTGGCGATATATCACCGTCGCAAATGTTTAGTGCTATTAAAATTAATATTCTTATTACCATTTTATTAGCGTTTTTACTTGTTTTTACATCATTTGGTTCAAAAAATGTTTTATTAGCTTTTATTTTTATTGGTTTAGGTGTGCTTTCAATTTACGCGGCTTTAAAGTATACCGTGGGTAATAATCCTTATGGATATAAAGGTTTAGGCGATATTTTTGTGTTTATCTTTTTTGGTCTTGTAAGTGTTATTGGTTGCTATATTTTATTTGCTAAAAAAATTGACCATATTACCATATTGCCAGCTTGTACAATAGGCTTACTTAGTGTTGGCGTATTAAACCTTAATAATTTAAGAGATATTGAATCTGATAAAAAAGCAAATAAAAACACCATAGCTGTTAAATTAGGATTTATTAATGCCAAAAGATATCATTATACACTAATTGGTTTGGCTATTTTGTTGTCGTTTATGTATGGTGTATTATACTATGTTTCTATATGGAATATTATGTTTTTTATCACTTACATTCCTTTAATTGCTCATATGCTAAGGGTAAAAAGAACAACTAATCCTGTAAATTTAGATCCGGAACTCAAAAAACTAGCCTTAACAACATTTCTTTTAAGTACCTTATTAGCTATAGGGCATTTACTTTAA
- a CDS encoding metal-dependent hydrolase: MKITFYGHASLGIQIEDVHILVDPFISANEKASHIDINSLKADYILITHAHQDHILDVESIAKQTKAVIVSNFEIATHYQNKGFEVHPMNHGGSWGFEFGTVKYVNAIHTSSFPDGSYGGQPGGFVIEGEHKNIYIAGDTALTMDMKLIPLQTKLDLAILPIGDNFTMGIDDAILASDFVACDKILGYHYDTFGYIEIDHEEAKRKFFDKNKDLMLLEIGERIEL, from the coding sequence ATGAAAATAACATTCTACGGACACGCTTCTTTAGGAATTCAAATAGAAGATGTCCATATTTTGGTAGATCCATTTATAAGCGCAAATGAGAAAGCATCTCACATAGATATAAATAGCTTAAAAGCAGATTACATTTTAATAACACATGCGCATCAAGATCATATTCTGGATGTAGAAAGTATTGCAAAACAAACCAAAGCTGTTATTGTTTCTAATTTTGAAATCGCTACACATTATCAAAATAAAGGGTTCGAAGTACACCCTATGAATCATGGCGGCTCTTGGGGTTTTGAATTTGGTACCGTTAAATATGTTAATGCTATTCATACGTCGTCTTTTCCAGATGGTAGTTATGGCGGGCAACCGGGTGGCTTTGTTATAGAAGGTGAGCACAAAAATATTTACATAGCAGGCGATACGGCATTAACTATGGATATGAAGTTAATCCCGTTACAAACAAAACTAGATTTAGCTATTTTACCAATAGGAGATAATTTTACTATGGGAATAGATGATGCTATTTTAGCAAGTGATTTTGTTGCTTGTGACAAAATACTAGGTTACCATTACGACACGTTTGGTTACATAGAAATAGATCATGAAGAAGCCAAACGAAAGTTTTTCGATAAGAATAAAGATTTAATGCTTCTAGAAATAGGAGAGCGTATTGAGTTGTAA
- a CDS encoding universal stress protein → MKNILLPTDFSQNSWEAIEYAINLFQDGECTFYLMHSYEPQVSAPSTAVTSKRANSVIMESMKNEATLGLQKVLKQVNSLPLNENHAFKTIIANDYFTGAVEEQVKKLNIDAVILGTKGASGLKEVTLGSNTANLIGKLPCPIIAVPTNAVLKDVKEIGFAVDYSIKSYDKGLDLLKDVALHYESKISVVHVLNKHKELSAEMLSSKIELESYLKPIPTTFYNLTDVSVELGTRIFSESRQLDMICVIAKKHGFFERLFNKSQSKSISHHAKVPLIIFNEAAF, encoded by the coding sequence ATGAAAAATATATTACTACCTACAGATTTCTCGCAAAATTCCTGGGAAGCTATAGAATACGCTATAAATTTATTTCAAGATGGCGAGTGTACATTTTATTTAATGCATTCTTATGAGCCTCAGGTTTCTGCACCTTCTACAGCAGTTACATCTAAACGCGCTAATTCTGTAATTATGGAGTCTATGAAAAATGAAGCCACCTTAGGATTACAAAAAGTATTAAAGCAAGTAAATAGTCTGCCGTTAAACGAAAATCATGCATTTAAAACCATAATAGCAAACGACTATTTTACTGGTGCTGTTGAAGAACAAGTTAAAAAGCTTAATATAGATGCTGTTATTTTAGGAACAAAAGGTGCTAGTGGATTAAAAGAAGTTACTTTAGGTAGTAATACGGCCAATCTTATTGGTAAATTACCTTGTCCTATTATTGCTGTTCCTACAAATGCGGTTTTAAAAGATGTAAAAGAAATTGGTTTTGCTGTAGATTACTCTATAAAATCGTACGATAAAGGGTTAGATTTATTAAAAGATGTTGCGCTACACTACGAGTCTAAAATTTCTGTGGTACATGTTTTAAATAAACATAAAGAATTATCTGCTGAAATGTTATCAAGCAAAATTGAGTTAGAAAGCTATTTAAAGCCTATACCTACTACTTTTTATAACTTAACCGATGTTTCGGTTGAGTTAGGTACGAGAATATTTAGTGAAAGTCGTCAATTAGATATGATATGTGTGATAGCTAAGAAGCATGGCTTTTTTGAAAGGCTGTTTAATAAAAGCCAAAGTAAATCTATAAGTCATCATGCTAAAGTGCCTTTAATCATTTTTAATGAAGCTGCTTTTTAA
- a CDS encoding SDR family oxidoreductase, whose translation MTLNNNVIWITGASSGIGKGLALELSKKHNCKLILSSRRKEELEAVKQQCKHPNQVAIVPFDLTHYGNMNTVVEKALKCFGTIDVLINNGGISQRSLIIETSIEVDKKLMEIDYLGTISLSKALLPYFIKKQNGHFVTVTSLMGKFSSPYRSAYCGVKHALHGFFDALRMEHQKDQIKVTMICPGFVNTNVARNALTGDGSQQNSQDEATQNGLTVETFSKKMITAIEREKFEVYIGKKEVLGVYLKRFFPKLLHKFVIKSQVR comes from the coding sequence ATGACTTTGAATAATAACGTTATTTGGATTACAGGTGCCAGTAGTGGTATTGGCAAAGGATTAGCACTGGAATTGTCCAAAAAACACAACTGTAAACTCATACTCTCATCCCGAAGAAAAGAGGAGTTAGAAGCCGTTAAACAACAATGCAAGCACCCAAACCAAGTCGCTATTGTTCCTTTTGATTTGACACACTATGGCAATATGAACACAGTTGTAGAAAAGGCCTTAAAGTGCTTTGGTACTATTGATGTTTTAATTAATAATGGAGGTATAAGCCAGCGTTCCCTGATTATAGAAACTAGTATTGAAGTTGATAAAAAACTTATGGAAATAGATTATCTAGGTACTATTTCCTTAAGTAAAGCTCTCCTTCCCTACTTTATTAAAAAACAAAACGGTCATTTTGTAACCGTTACCAGTTTAATGGGGAAATTTTCTTCGCCTTACCGCTCAGCGTATTGTGGTGTTAAACATGCTTTGCATGGTTTTTTTGATGCACTACGGATGGAACACCAAAAGGACCAAATAAAAGTCACGATGATTTGTCCCGGTTTTGTAAACACCAATGTGGCGCGTAATGCGTTAACAGGTGACGGTTCTCAACAAAACTCTCAAGACGAAGCCACACAAAACGGATTAACGGTTGAAACTTTTTCAAAAAAAATGATAACGGCTATTGAACGTGAAAAATTTGAAGTCTATATTGGGAAAAAAGAAGTTTTAGGTGTGTACCTCAAACGATTTTTCCCAAAACTGTTGCACAAATTTGTAATAAAAAGCCAAGTAAGATAA
- a CDS encoding sterol desaturase family protein yields the protein MPDFPNIIHFAIPFFVLSMALELYVTTREKFKETKGYETKDAIASIAMGLGNVFLGFLSKAIVLWAFVLIYNNFRLFTIPVAWWSFVLLFFADDISYYWFHRISHECRLFWASHVVHHSSQHYNLSTALRQTWSGGFYSFIFWLWLPLLGFHPAMILLQMSISLLYQFWIHTETIDKMPQWFEAVFNTPSHHRVHHGSNPIYLDRNHAGILIIWDKLFGTFQPELEHEKVQYGLVKNINTYNPIKIAFIEWFYMFKDAFLGKKSLKDRLNYMIKPPGWKHDGTGKLSDDLRNEWLEHFDDKKPPIKG from the coding sequence ATGCCAGATTTTCCAAACATCATTCACTTTGCTATTCCATTTTTTGTGCTATCAATGGCACTAGAATTGTATGTTACAACACGTGAGAAGTTTAAGGAAACTAAAGGTTACGAAACCAAAGATGCTATTGCCTCAATAGCTATGGGATTGGGCAATGTCTTTCTTGGTTTTTTAAGTAAGGCTATTGTGTTATGGGCATTTGTGCTTATTTATAATAACTTCAGGTTATTTACTATTCCTGTAGCTTGGTGGAGTTTTGTATTGTTATTTTTTGCTGATGATATTTCATATTATTGGTTTCACCGAATTTCGCATGAATGCCGTTTATTTTGGGCATCACATGTGGTGCATCACTCATCCCAACATTACAATTTAAGTACAGCATTGCGACAAACATGGTCTGGCGGGTTTTATTCGTTTATTTTTTGGTTATGGCTACCATTATTAGGCTTTCATCCTGCTATGATTTTACTACAAATGTCTATTAGTTTATTATATCAATTTTGGATTCATACGGAAACTATTGACAAAATGCCCCAGTGGTTTGAAGCTGTTTTTAATACGCCATCTCATCATCGTGTACATCATGGCAGTAATCCTATTTATTTAGACAGAAATCACGCAGGGATATTAATTATTTGGGATAAACTGTTTGGGACATTTCAACCTGAGTTAGAACATGAAAAAGTACAGTATGGTTTGGTAAAAAACATCAATACTTACAATCCTATAAAAATTGCTTTTATTGAATGGTTTTATATGTTTAAAGATGCTTTTTTAGGAAAAAAATCTTTAAAAGATCGCTTAAATTATATGATTAAACCACCAGGATGGAAGCACGATGGCACAGGAAAATTAAGTGATGATTTACGAAACGAGTGGTTAGAACATTTTGATGACAAAAAACCACCTATAAAAGGTTAA
- a CDS encoding DUF2490 domain-containing protein, whose product MIRISRVLFLCITFTLFTQITKAQNPNQLGAWYMYFYDTQFNESQFGVQGDIQYRNWNIMGDLEQLLLRSGVTYRPKNTTLKLTLGYAHVTSGALGESNDTSTESRIYQEALLPQKIGEHIHLTHRFRYEQRFVENQDFRTRYRYNLFMNIPFNKEGTFNKNTIYAALYNELFINGQQDIGDNRTVEFFDRNRTYLGIGYVLNPKIKFQLGWMNQKTNAQGKGQLQVSMHHKF is encoded by the coding sequence ATGATAAGAATATCCCGTGTTTTATTTCTTTGTATTACATTCACACTATTTACACAAATTACAAAAGCCCAAAACCCTAATCAACTAGGGGCTTGGTATATGTATTTTTACGATACTCAGTTTAATGAGAGTCAATTTGGTGTACAAGGAGATATTCAATACAGAAACTGGAATATCATGGGCGATTTAGAGCAATTGCTATTACGATCTGGAGTCACTTACAGGCCAAAAAATACCACTTTAAAACTAACTTTAGGATATGCACATGTTACGTCTGGTGCTTTGGGCGAAAGTAATGATACTTCAACCGAAAGTAGAATTTATCAAGAAGCCTTATTGCCACAGAAAATAGGAGAGCACATTCATTTAACCCACCGTTTTCGTTATGAACAGCGTTTTGTGGAAAACCAAGATTTTAGAACGCGCTATCGTTATAATCTGTTTATGAATATTCCATTTAACAAAGAAGGAACATTTAATAAAAATACTATTTATGCGGCGTTATACAATGAACTGTTCATTAACGGACAGCAAGATATTGGAGATAACAGAACCGTTGAGTTTTTTGATAGAAATCGTACTTATTTAGGAATTGGTTATGTTTTAAATCCTAAAATTAAATTTCAGTTAGGGTGGATGAATCAAAAAACAAACGCACAAGGTAAAGGACAATTACAAGTAAGCATGCATCATAAATTTTAA